The Actinopolyspora erythraea genome has a segment encoding these proteins:
- a CDS encoding type Z 30S ribosomal protein S14 has protein sequence MAKKALINKAARRPKFRVRAYTRCQRCGRSRAVLRKFGLCRICFREMAHAGELPGVSKSSW, from the coding sequence ATGGCCAAGAAAGCACTGATCAACAAGGCGGCGCGCAGGCCGAAGTTCCGGGTGCGTGCCTACACTCGTTGCCAGCGTTGCGGAAGGTCCCGTGCGGTCCTGCGCAAGTTCGGGCTGTGCCGGATCTGCTTCCGCGAGATGGCTCACGCGGGCGAGTTGCCCGGGGTTAGCAAGTCTTCCTGGTGA
- the rplX gene encoding 50S ribosomal protein L24 — MKVKKGDTVVVIAGKDKGARGKVIQAFPGRERVLVEGVNQIKKHTRVSRTERGAQSGGIVTQEAPIHVSNIMVVDSDGKPTRVGYRTGEDGKKVRISRRNGKDI; from the coding sequence ATGAAGGTGAAGAAGGGCGACACGGTCGTCGTCATCGCCGGTAAGGACAAGGGTGCCCGGGGCAAGGTCATCCAGGCCTTCCCGGGACGGGAGCGTGTGCTGGTCGAGGGCGTCAACCAGATCAAGAAGCACACGCGCGTCTCGCGCACCGAGCGCGGTGCGCAGTCCGGCGGCATCGTGACGCAGGAGGCCCCGATCCACGTCAGCAACATCATGGTCGTGGACTCGGACGGTAAGCCCACCCGCGTCGGCTACCGCACTGGCGAAGACGGCAAGAAGGTTCGGATCTCTCGCCGCAACGGTAAGGACATCTAA
- the rplE gene encoding 50S ribosomal protein L5 has product MTTTEKNTERIVPRLKARYRDEIIPALKQEFEYSNPMLVPGLVKVVVNMGVGDAARDSKLIEGAVRDLATITGQRAEVRRARKSIAQFKVREGMPIGARATLRGARMWEFVDRLVSISLPRIRDFRGLSPKQFDGNGNYTFGLNDQSMFHEIDQDSIDRSRGMDITVVTTATTDEEGRSLLRQLGFPFREQ; this is encoded by the coding sequence GTGACTACCACGGAGAAGAACACCGAGAGGATTGTCCCGCGGCTGAAGGCCCGCTACCGCGACGAGATCATTCCGGCGCTCAAGCAGGAGTTCGAGTACTCCAACCCCATGCTGGTGCCGGGTTTGGTCAAGGTCGTCGTCAACATGGGTGTGGGCGATGCCGCGCGGGACAGCAAGCTGATCGAGGGCGCGGTCCGCGACCTCGCCACGATCACCGGCCAGCGTGCCGAGGTGCGCAGGGCGCGCAAGTCCATCGCGCAGTTCAAGGTCCGCGAGGGCATGCCGATCGGCGCCAGGGCGACGCTGCGCGGCGCCCGGATGTGGGAGTTCGTGGACCGGCTGGTCAGCATCTCCCTGCCGCGGATCCGGGACTTCCGGGGGCTGTCGCCGAAGCAGTTCGACGGTAACGGCAACTACACGTTCGGTCTCAACGACCAGTCGATGTTCCACGAGATCGACCAGGACTCGATCGACCGGTCGCGCGGTATGGACATCACGGTAGTGACAACGGCCACCACCGACGAAGAAGGCAGGTCGCTGCTGCGGCAGCTGGGCTTCCCGTTCCGGGAACAGTGA
- the rpsH gene encoding 30S ribosomal protein S8: MTMTDPIADMLTRLRNGSRAYHDEVVMPHSKLKANIADILQREGYVAGSREQQGSKTKELVVELKYGPNREKSITGLRRVSKPGLRVYAKSTNLPKVLGGLGIAIISTSSGLQTDRQAMRNGVGGEVLAYVW, translated from the coding sequence ATGACGATGACCGATCCGATCGCAGACATGCTGACACGTCTGCGCAACGGGAGTCGCGCATACCACGACGAGGTCGTGATGCCGCACTCCAAACTGAAGGCGAACATCGCCGACATTCTTCAGCGCGAGGGCTACGTGGCCGGTTCTCGCGAGCAGCAGGGCTCCAAGACCAAGGAACTGGTCGTGGAGCTCAAGTACGGGCCCAACCGCGAGAAGTCCATCACCGGGCTGCGCCGGGTTTCCAAGCCTGGTCTGCGGGTGTATGCCAAGTCCACGAACCTGCCCAAGGTGCTGGGGGGACTCGGCATCGCCATCATCTCGACGTCGAGTGGTCTGCAGACGGACCGTCAAGCGATGCGAAACGGTGTGGGCGGGGAAGTCCTCGCCTACGTCTGGTGA